The Egibacteraceae bacterium genomic interval TCATGTCAGTCTTCGACGCCGGTTTTGCCTCACCTGCCCCGCGCTACCTCGCGGTGCTCACCCTGGTGGTCACGCTGCTCGGCGCCATGGTGGGAATCGCCGTCGCCACCTACCGCACCGGGATGCCTACGGGCGATCCTGCGGCAGCCGGTCTCCCCGATCCGGTCGAGCACGCAGGGGCGGGGGATGACCTCGATGTCGAGCGCCTCGACCTGCCCGCACCCGCGCCGACGCCGGAAGTCGTCGAGGAGCCTGCCACCCCCCCCGAGCCCGCGGCGGCTGAGCCCGCGCCACCGCCGCCCAGCTACGACGTCGTCGCCGTGCAGCGTCGGCTCACCGACCTGCGCTACTACGTCGGCCCGCTCGACGGAGCCGAGGGGCCGGCCATGCGCAGCGCGGTCATGGCCTTCCAGAAGGTCAACGGGCTGACCGTGGACGGTGCGGTCGGGGCCACGACCCTGGCGGCGCTGGACACCCCGGCGCAGCCGGTGCTGCGCCAGGGCCCCGCGGACCGCATCGAGATCGACCTCAACATCCAGGTGCTCCACCTGATCACCGGGGGCACCTTGGAACGGACCATGCCGGTCAGCAGCGGCAACGGCGCGGCCTACACCACGTCGGGCGGCGGGCGGGCGAACAGCCTGACCCCGGTGGGCCACTTCACCGTCGAGCGGCGGATCCGCGGGGTGCGCAAGGCCCCGCTCGGTACGCTGTACGACCCGCTGTACTTCTACCGGGGCTGGGCCATCCACGGGTCCAACTCGGTGCCGGCGCACCCGGCGAGCCACGGGTGCGTCCGGGTGACCCGCGCCGATGCCGTGTGGCTGTTCGACCGCGCCCCCACCGGCATGTCGGTCAGCCTCTACGGCGGCCAGCACACCTTTCCCGCCGGCTCGGCGGCGCCAGGGACCGACAACCCGGCCGGGGACGTGGCGCCGGTCCCGGCCCCCGAGCCGCCGCCCCCGCCCCCGCCGCCGCCCACTGAGCCAAGCCCCGCTCCGAGTGCGCCGCCCCCGCCTCCGGCACCCGAGCCGCAACCGGAAGGCGGGGGGTTGCTCCCGTCCCTGCAGGAGCCGGACCCGGAACCCGACGCGGCGGGGCCGCCCCCGTAGCCCTCGGCGGGCGACGCGCCCACCGTGTGGGGGACCGCCGGTCTAGCCCCGGCCGTGACGCAGCTTCATCGCCCGGTCGAGGACCCCGATCAGCCACTCGGGCCGACCGAAGCTCATCATGTCGACGGGGAGGTCGAAGCGCTGCTCGGTGATGGCGTGCGGTCTGACGAACTCCATCAGGCCCTCCTCGCCGTGGATGCGCCCGAACCCCGACTCGCCCTGGCCTCCCCACGGCAGGGCGGGCACGGCGGCGAACACCGCCACGGCGTTCACGCTGGTCATGCCCGCGCGCAGCCGGCGGGCGATGTCGGCCCCGGCGCGACGGGCGAACACGGACGTGCCCAGGTTGTCGGAGGTGCTCGCCCGTCGCACCGCCTCATCGGCGTCGCGAACCCGGGCGATCGGCAGGATGGGGCCGAAGGTCTCCTCCTGCATGATGCGGGCGTCCGCTGGCACGTCCACCAGCACCACCGGGTTCACGTAGGGGGGGCGGATGGCCGCGGGGCCGCCGACCACCGCCCGGGCTCCCCGTGCCAGCGCATCGGTGAGGTGGCCCTCGATCGCCGCGATCTGCGCGGAGCTGGTCATCGGCCCCAGCTGCGGGCGGGGGACGTCCGCCTCGCGCACCGCACCCGCCAGGTCGGCCACCCGCTCGACGAACCGGTCGTGGACGGCATCGGTGACGTACACCCGTTCCACGGAGATGCAGGCCTGGCCGGTGTTCTGCAGCCCGCCCCACACCGCGGCGGTGGCGGCGGCGTCCAGGTCGGCGTCGTCGTCGACGATCATCGCGTCGTTGCCACCGCACTCCATCACCACAGGGGTGAGGGTGTCCGCACACGTGGCCATGACCGCCCGTCCGACACGCGCCGACCCGGTGAACACCAGCTTGTCCACCCCGGAGCGACACAGTGCAGCACCCGTGTCAGCGGCACCGGTCAGCAGCTGGAGCACCTGGTGCTCGGGCACCACCGCGGCGAACGCGTCGACGAGCCACACGCTGACCGCCGGCGTGAGCTCACTCGGCTTGAACACCACGGCATTGCCCGCCGCCAGCGCGTAGGCGATGGCGCCCATCGGGGTGAACACGGGGTAGTTCCACGGCCCGATCACGCCCACCACCCCGACCGGGGCGTACCGGATCGTCGCCTTCTGGTTGAGCATGAGCAGCCCCGGGCGGACGCGATGCGGGGCGAGTGTCCGCCGGGCGTGACGGGCCGCCCAGTCCAGGTGGAGGACCGACAGCAGCACCTCGATGAACGCATCGTCGTCGGACTTGCCGTTCTCGGCGCGCACCACCGCGCACAGCTCCTCGCTCCGTCGCGCCAGGATCGCCTTGAAGGCCATGAGACGCCGGCGGCGCTCGGCGAAGCCGATCGCCCCCCACCACCGGGCGGCGATCCGCGCGCGCTCGACGGCGCGCTGCGCGTCCTCGGAGGTGTGCACGGGGAACGTGCCCACGACCTCGCCGGTGGCGGGGTTGGTCGACGTGAAGGTCGAAGCCGAGGCGGGCGCCCCGCTGGAGGCCATCGGGATTCCTGGCTACTCGTCCGCTGGGTCGGCCGGTTGCTGGCCGGGGTCGGGTTGGCCGGGTCCGTCCGGTGGCGGATCCGGCCGTTCGTCGGCCTCCGGGCCGGGCTCGTTGGGCGGCGGGTCCTGGGCGGGGTCGGGCTCCGCGGTGGGCTCCACCGGTGCCTCGACCGGAGCATCCGCGGGTTCGTCGACCGGAGCGTCGGGCGCGGAGTCGATCAGCGACTGGACGACCAGGACCGCGGCGAGCGCCAGGAGCACGACCAGCGCGGCAGCCAGGCCGAAACCGCGGCCCGACCGACCGGCCGCCGGGGGAGCCGCCGGTCGTGCCGCCGGCGCCGGACGGTCGCGATCGCGGCGGGGCGGCGCCGCGGTGGTCGCCACAGCCGCGGACACCCTCGCTTTGCCGCTGAGGGCCTTGAGCAGGTCGTCCGCGTCGGCGTAGCGTCGGCTCGGGTCCTTCTCCAGGCAGCGGTTGACCACACCCACCAGGCTGGCGTCCAGACCCTTGACCCGTCGGTCCAGACGCGGCGGCGCGTCCTCCTGGTGCGCCCGGGCGACCGCGAAGGCGTTGTCGCCGGTGAACGGCGGTTGGCCGGCGAGCATCTCGTAGAGCACGACCCCCATGGCGTACACATCGGAGCGGGGTGTCGCGGGCGAGCCCGAGACCTGCTCCGGTGACAGGTACTTGGGGGTGCCGAGCACCTCGCCGTCCACGGTCAGGTCGGAGAGCTCCTCCAGGCCCTTGGCGATGCCGAAGTCGGTGAGCTTCGCCCCATTGCCGGGCGGCAGCATGATGTTGGCGGGCTTGACGTCGCGGTGGACGAGGCCGCGCCGATGGGCCGCGGCCAGCGCGGAGAGCACCTGCACGGCGATGGTGACGGTGCGTGCCGCATCCAGCGAGCCGTGGTGGGCGATCTCGTCGGCAAGGGTGCGGCCCTCCACCAGCTCCATCACGATGTAGGGGGTGCGGCCCTCCTGGCCCGTGTCGAACACCGCCACGGCATTGGGGTGGTGGAAGCTCGCCGCGGCGCGCGCCTCGCGCAGCATGCGCTCGCGCAGCTCGCGGCCGCCGCCGATGTCGTCGCGCAGGACCTTCACCGCCACCCGCCGGGCGAGCGTCCGATCGTACCCCTCGTACACCCGGGCCATCCCCCCTGTCCCCAGGATGCCGCGGAGCTCATAGCGTTCGGCCAGCACCTGGATGTCCACGCCGCCGAGCCTACCGGTCCCCCGTCGCCCTCACCCCGCGAGTGCGCGCAGGTCGTCCTCGGGGAGCAGGGCCGGGACGAGGGTGCCGTGGGCGTACAAGACGGGCACTCCGCCGACCCCGGCTTTGCGGGCGGTCAGCAGGCCGCGGCGGAAGGCGGGGACCCGCCCGGGGTCGTCCAGGCAGACGCCGATCTCGGCGGCGTCCAGCCCAGCCGTCGCGGCCAGCTCCAGGAGGACAGCCGACTCTGCCAGGTCGGCGCCGTCCTCCCAGAACGCGCGGTAGCAGGCGGCGCGCCAGGCGGCGCCGCGCCCGCGCGCCTCGGCGACGCCCCCGACCACGTGCGCCCGTGCGGTGGGCGGCAGCCACGGGGGGCGGCGCAGTGCCAGGCCCTCGGCGGCAGCCGCGTGCGCGAGGTCCTCGACCCCCGCGGCGACCTCCAGGGTCACCGGGAGACGGGCGGCGACCAGGGCCTCGAAACCGGCGAAGGTGACGGCCACACCCTCGTCGGCGAGGCGCTGCAGGCGCAGCGCCGCCACCGCCGACGCCGGGGAGGTGTAGTCGTGGTAGAGGACGAGCATCGCCCCCAAAACTACGACGACCCGGCCCCGAGGGAGGGCCGAGCCGTCGCGGAGCGCGTGCGCTTACTGGTGGATCTCGCCGCGCCAGGCGCCCTCTTCGACGCCGCGCTCCTCGATGAAGGACTTGAAGCGCTCGAGGTCGCCTTCGACGCGCTTGTCGACGACGCCGAGCTTTTCCCCGGCCTTCTCGACGAGGTCCTCGGGCTCGTACTCCAGCACCAGGTTGACCCGGGTGCGGTTGGGGGCGACCTCCTGGAAGGTGACCCGGCCGTCGTTCGTCGTCTCGCCGCTCGCCTTCCAGGCGATGACCTGGTCGGGGGTCTGCTCGACGATCTCCGCGTCCCACTCACGGTCGGCCATGCCGATCTTCGCGACCCAGTGCAGGCGCTTGTCGTCCTTCTGCTCGACGCGTTCCACGCCCTTCATGAACTCGGGGAACGATTCGAACTGCGTCCACTGGTTGTAGACGGTGTGGATGGGCTTCTCGACATCGATGGACTTCTCTACGCGCGTCGTCATCGTGGTGATCTCCTTGGCGTCGGGTTGCCTGCGGTACGGACACGTCTACCCGGGGCGGCAGGGGGGTTACACACGCCCATCCGGCCACCGCGCCCCTGGCCGTCGGGTAACCTGCCGCCGATGCCGGTACTGGTCACGGGGGCGGAGGCGGGCGCGGGCCGGGCGGTGGTCGCCCGGTTGGTCGGCGCGGGCGGGGAGGTACGCGCCTACGTCGACCGGGAAGCGACCCCGGCCGGGGTCGTCGAGGGATACCGCCACTGGGGAGCGAAGGTGGCCCGCGGCTCGCTGGACGACGAGGGCCGCTTGGAGCTCGCCATGGAGCAGGTCCACACGGTGGTGCACACCGGTGGCGGCTTCCTGGACTCCCCGGTGGGGATCGTCGACGAGCTGGCCGGCGTCGTCAGCGCCGCCCTGGGAGCCGGCTGCCGGCGCCTGGTGTGGCTGTCGGCGATCGGTGCGCAGGCACCCGGGGACGACCCGTACCTGGCCGCGTGCGCAGAGGCCGAGGCGCTTCTCGCCGAGGCTCCCGTGGAGACGGTGGTGCTGCGGCGCGCCGTGACCTATGGCCCCCACGACCCTCTGACCGCCCTGCTGGCCGCCGGCCTCCCGGGCGTCGACCCCCGGGCCATGCACGCCCCGCTGTACCTGGACGACCTGGCGGCGGTGGCGGACGCCGCCGGCGTCGAGCGCGGCGCCGCGGGGGCGCGCCACGTGATCGTGTCGCTGGCTGGCCCCGACGTGGTCGCGTTGCCGCGCCTGCTCGAGGGCCTCGTTGACCCGGGGCGAACCCCACGCGTACCC includes:
- a CDS encoding L,D-transpeptidase family protein → MSVFDAGFASPAPRYLAVLTLVVTLLGAMVGIAVATYRTGMPTGDPAAAGLPDPVEHAGAGDDLDVERLDLPAPAPTPEVVEEPATPPEPAAAEPAPPPPSYDVVAVQRRLTDLRYYVGPLDGAEGPAMRSAVMAFQKVNGLTVDGAVGATTLAALDTPAQPVLRQGPADRIEIDLNIQVLHLITGGTLERTMPVSSGNGAAYTTSGGGRANSLTPVGHFTVERRIRGVRKAPLGTLYDPLYFYRGWAIHGSNSVPAHPASHGCVRVTRADAVWLFDRAPTGMSVSLYGGQHTFPAGSAAPGTDNPAGDVAPVPAPEPPPPPPPPPTEPSPAPSAPPPPPAPEPQPEGGGLLPSLQEPDPEPDAAGPPP
- a CDS encoding aldehyde dehydrogenase family protein, translated to MASSGAPASASTFTSTNPATGEVVGTFPVHTSEDAQRAVERARIAARWWGAIGFAERRRRLMAFKAILARRSEELCAVVRAENGKSDDDAFIEVLLSVLHLDWAARHARRTLAPHRVRPGLLMLNQKATIRYAPVGVVGVIGPWNYPVFTPMGAIAYALAAGNAVVFKPSELTPAVSVWLVDAFAAVVPEHQVLQLLTGAADTGAALCRSGVDKLVFTGSARVGRAVMATCADTLTPVVMECGGNDAMIVDDDADLDAAATAAVWGGLQNTGQACISVERVYVTDAVHDRFVERVADLAGAVREADVPRPQLGPMTSSAQIAAIEGHLTDALARGARAVVGGPAAIRPPYVNPVVLVDVPADARIMQEETFGPILPIARVRDADEAVRRASTSDNLGTSVFARRAGADIARRLRAGMTSVNAVAVFAAVPALPWGGQGESGFGRIHGEEGLMEFVRPHAITEQRFDLPVDMMSFGRPEWLIGVLDRAMKLRHGRG
- a CDS encoding protein kinase, yielding MDIQVLAERYELRGILGTGGMARVYEGYDRTLARRVAVKVLRDDIGGGRELRERMLREARAAASFHHPNAVAVFDTGQEGRTPYIVMELVEGRTLADEIAHHGSLDAARTVTIAVQVLSALAAAHRRGLVHRDVKPANIMLPPGNGAKLTDFGIAKGLEELSDLTVDGEVLGTPKYLSPEQVSGSPATPRSDVYAMGVVLYEMLAGQPPFTGDNAFAVARAHQEDAPPRLDRRVKGLDASLVGVVNRCLEKDPSRRYADADDLLKALSGKARVSAAVATTAAPPRRDRDRPAPAARPAAPPAAGRSGRGFGLAAALVVLLALAAVLVVQSLIDSAPDAPVDEPADAPVEAPVEPTAEPDPAQDPPPNEPGPEADERPDPPPDGPGQPDPGQQPADPADE
- a CDS encoding DsbA family protein — protein: MLVLYHDYTSPASAVAALRLQRLADEGVAVTFAGFEALVAARLPVTLEVAAGVEDLAHAAAAEGLALRRPPWLPPTARAHVVGGVAEARGRGAAWRAACYRAFWEDGADLAESAVLLELAATAGLDAAEIGVCLDDPGRVPAFRRGLLTARKAGVGGVPVLYAHGTLVPALLPEDDLRALAG
- a CDS encoding SRPBCC family protein, giving the protein MTTRVEKSIDVEKPIHTVYNQWTQFESFPEFMKGVERVEQKDDKRLHWVAKIGMADREWDAEIVEQTPDQVIAWKASGETTNDGRVTFQEVAPNRTRVNLVLEYEPEDLVEKAGEKLGVVDKRVEGDLERFKSFIEERGVEEGAWRGEIHQ
- a CDS encoding NAD(P)H-binding protein, encoding MPVLVTGAEAGAGRAVVARLVGAGGEVRAYVDREATPAGVVEGYRHWGAKVARGSLDDEGRLELAMEQVHTVVHTGGGFLDSPVGIVDELAGVVSAALGAGCRRLVWLSAIGAQAPGDDPYLAACAEAEALLAEAPVETVVLRRAVTYGPHDPLTALLAAGLPGVDPRAMHAPLYLDDLAAVADAAGVERGAAGARHVIVSLAGPDVVALPRLLEGLVDPGRTPRVPPPVALPEHLAPLLSRDLLPSATALGRTGTPLAEGLARMRRDVS